Genomic DNA from Hymenobacter jejuensis:
AGCACTTTGGTGTAGAACTTATGGTTGCGCTGGGCATTGCCAGCGATGGCCGTGACGTGGTGCAGGCCCAGAATGCGAGGTTCCATGGGAAAGTAGAAAAAGGAAGTGCAAGGATCAGAGAGTGGTCGCTGGTTGCGAAGTAACTATTTAAATATAAGCGAGTTAGCAACGTCGATTTCTTCCTGCGAAATGGTGTGGCCCATGTGGGGGTAGATCCGCTCGGTGACGGCGCCGCCGAGGCCGGTGAGCAGCTTTGTGGAAGCCCGTACCCGCTCCACCGGCACATGAAAATCCGGGTCGCTGGTACCGATGAAAATAGGAGTACCGGCGAAATCACCGGCGTAACGAGCCGCGTCCAGATGATCGCCGATGAGGCCGCCGGTAAAGGCGACCACGCCGCCGTAGCGGGTGGCGTGGCGGGCCACATATTCCAGCGTGAGGCAGGCACCCTGAGAGAAGCCCAGGAAATAGATGTTTTCCTTACTAATGCCGGCCGCTTCAGCCTCCGCCACGGCGCGGCCCACGGCGGCCAGCGCGTCCGAAAGCCAGGGTTCATTTTGGGCGGGCGGGGCCAGAAACGAGTTGGGGTACCAGGTATTCTGCGTGGCTTGCGGCGCCAGCAGCGCAAACTCCGGCACGTGCACGTGCCGGGCCAGCGAGAGAATGTCGGCGGGGCTGCCACCGCGGCCGTGCAGCAGAATAAGGGCTTTGGTAGCGGTAGCCAAAGGCTGACCGGCCGTGCGAAGAGGTTCTTGGTGCATAAAGCCAATACGAGAAAAACCAAAACAGGAACTCCTGCTTCGGCTCGGCTACTGGTCTAAGCCTAGTAATCGAGTGTTGAGAGTGCGCGGCCGGGCAAGGCGCCGGCCAAATCTATGAAACGTATATCTGCTTTTGTTTTTTTTAGACTATTTTTGTAAGTATCATATAATCAAGTGTTTATAAATTAAAGCAAAGTCCGGCTCCATCTACCAGATCAGGTGCTGGCCGTTGCTTTAAGCTCGGCACGCAACGGTTGCAGCTCGCCGAACACCGTCGGGATCAGCTCCGAAACCGTGGGGTGAATAAACATGTTGCTGCGCATGAAGGTGGCAGTTTGGCGGGCGTACATGGCCGTGATGATGCAATGGATGGCTTCGTCGCCCCCTACGCCCACAATGCTGGCCCCCAAAATCTGGTCGGTTTCGGCGTGCACCAGCACCTTCATAAAGCCCTGAGTTTCGCCTTTTTCTACGGCCCGGCCCACTTTCGTCATGGGTCGCTTGCCTACCAAAGCCGGTGTGCCCGCGGCCCGCACCTCGGCTTCCGTCAGGCCGACTTTGGCGAAGGGTGGGTCGAGGTAAATGGCCGAAACCGGCAGCCGGTCGCTGACGCGCCGCTGACCGCCATCGAGCAGGTTGGCGGCCACAATCTCGAAGTCGTTGTAGGCGGTGTGCGTAAACGCCCCGCGCCCGTTGCAGTCGCCGAGCGCCCATATGCCCGGCGTGGCCGTTTGCAACGCCTCATCCACTGTGAGGTAGCCGTGGGCATCGGCCAGGAGCCCTGCTTTTTCGAGGTCTAAATCATCGGTATTGGGCAGGCGGCCCATGGCCAGCAGCAGGTGCGAACCGTGGCTCGGCGACGAATCTGCTTCGCAGCTGACGTGCACCACGGGCCGCCCATTTTCCTGCCCCAAGCTAATGCACTCGGCCCCAAGCCGCAGTGTAATGCCCTCATTGGTAAGAATATCGGCCACGGCAGCGGCTACGTCGTCGTCGTCGTGGGGGAGCAGGCGCGCGTTGCGCTCCACGAGGGTAACCTGCGAGCCCAGCCGCCGAAACAGCTGCGCAAACTCCAGTCCCACAGCCCCCGCGCCCACGATAAGCAGGTGGGCCGGCAATTCTTCCAAGGCCAATAGTGTGCTGCTGGTCAGGTACGGAACTTGCTCGATGCCCGGCAGCGCCGGCTTGACAGGGCGCCCGCCCACGTTGAGAAAAATGTGTCGGGCTTCCAGCACCTCGTCGCCCACCCGCATCGCCGTCGGCGACACAAATCGGGCCGTACCCCGAAAAAGCGTGCAGCCGGGCATTTGCTTTAGCCAGTTTTCCAAGCCGGTGCGCGACGCTGCTACAATGCGGTCCGTGCGGGCTTTTACCTGGGCCAGGTCGGCCGTGACTTCTCCTACTGGTGCCAAACCGTAGTGCGCTGCCTGGCGCAATGTATGCGCGGCTTTCGCACTGGCAACCATGGCTTTGGTGGGGGTGCAACCCGTATTGACGCAGGTGCCGCCGTAGTTTTTGCGCTCTACAAGGGCGACCTTCCAACCAGCTGCCGTGAGCCGACCGGCCAGCGATGGGCCAGCTTGTCCTGCCCCAATAATCAACGCATCAAAAGAGTGATTCATAAGCGAGCCGTGACCAGAGGTGAAGGCAAAACGACAAAAGGCTACACTGTTTACTTAACTTATTGATTTTCTGAAAATTATGAGCGGAATAGTTCGCGCCAAACCCGTTAAATGCAGTCGCCCAAGAACAAGATGATTCCGGTAAGCCATTGTATTACAAATTTGCCAAAAATTGGCGCTTAGTAAAGCACAGGCTTGAAGCTTACTGCGGGACCGAGCTCGTTTCCATACGCATAAGCTAGACGGTGTCGGCTTTGGGCCGATATTTAGCTGATAAATCCCCGTTGGTGCTCGTAGAGAGGCATCGTCAGCCGTACATGGGCTTAGTGGTAGCTTGTGGCGCGATCAAGGCGAAGCCTGCTCGGGATCGGCGGGTTGCAGCTGCTTTTCGCGCAGCTTGTATTCTTCCAGGTCGAGGACGGTCAGGTATTTTCGAATGATTTCCTCGTCGAAATCCTCCCGCCGGTTCATCTGCTGCAACAAGATCCGTTGCTGCTCCAATACTTCCAGATAAAGCTGCTGGAAGTGTTGAAGCGTGTTGAGCTGCGTGCTGCCAGCGCTAGCCAAGGCCCGCGAGAAAAACGCCGTATCCAGCTGCAACCGCGCCCGCATATTGTGCAGGTATTCGTTCGGAGAGCCGTTGTGGGGGCTCCGGTTTGCCAGGTGACGCAGGGCTTGCTCAGCCAGCTTTTGCTGAATCAGCAGCTCTTGTTGCTCTGCCGGGATGGGGGCAAATTTGTCCTCCAGGCGCATTTTGCGAATCAGCCAGGGCAGCGTCAGGCCCTGAAACACCAGCGTGACGAGGATGACCACGAAGGTGATAAACAGAATCAGGTTGCGGTAGGGGAAGGGCTGCCCCGCCGGGGTCAGCAGCGGAATGGACAGCGCCGCCGCCAGTGACACCACCCCGCGCATGCCCGCCCAGCCCGAAACGAGCGGCAGCTTCCAGCCGGGGTTGGCGTCGGCCACGGTGATGAAGTGGCTGGCCAGCCGAGTGAACAGGGAAGCGCCAAATGAGCACAGCAGCCGGGCCACGATCAGGGCCAGCGAGATGAGCAAGCCGTAGCCGATGGCCGTGCCCAAACTGGTGTCGCCGAGTTGCTGAACAATGTGTGGCAGCTGCAGGCCGATGAGCAGAAAAATCAATCCGTTGAAGACAAAGCTCAGCACCGTCCACACGTTCACGCCTTCGATGCGACTGCGGTAGGTGAGCATGGTGTTGCGCTTGCTAGAGAGCAGCAACCCGCCGCTGACCACGGCCAGCACGCCGGAATAGTGGAAATATTCGGCCGCGTAGTACATGCAGTAGGGCGTCACCAGCGTCAGCACCGTATCAATGCTGGGCGTGGTGGGCAGCTTGCGGTGGAGGGTGTAAAACACCAGGCCCACCGCCACGCCGATAAGCGTGCCGAGCACGATGACCAGGAAAAAACTGCCCGCCGCTTGGCCGAAGGAAAATTGGCCGGTCAGCACGGCCGCCAACGCAAACCGGAACACAATCAGGGAGGAGGCGTCATTGAGCAGGCTTTCGCCCTCAATCACGCTGAGCAGCACCTTCGGCACTTTCACCTGCCGCATGATGGTGGTGGCCGAAATGGCATCGGGCGGCGAAACGATGCCGCCCAGCAAAAAACCCAGTGCCAGCGTAAACCCCGGAATCAGGGCGTGGGACACCACCGCCACCACACAAGCGGTGAGAATGACAATGGGAAAGGCAAAGCTGGTAATGACACGCCGCCATTTCCAAAACTCCTTCCACGACACCTGCCAGGCCGCTTCGTAGAGCAGCGGCGGCAGGAAAATCAGGAACACGATTTCCGGCTTAATTTCCAGGTTAGTGAACAGGCCTGTGAAGCTGAGCGCCAGCCCGCCCAGCACCAGCACAATAGGGTAGGCCAGTCGCAGCTTCTGGGCCAGCATGACCAGCGCCAGGATGATTAAGACCAGAAAGACGAGTTCGGAGAACAGGCTTTGCATACGGAAGAAGCCAAAGGGAAACAACGAAAGCCCAGGTCTGGGCTTTCAAGGTAAAGCTCTTCACGTTAAATGCCGATGAATGGTTAGGAGACAGCCTTAGCAGGTGGCCGTCGCAGACCTTCAACCCAACAAAGCCGGTGCTAGGACCTGGGTTTGTTGATGCCCAGGCTCTACCGGGCATATTACGCGGGCGACTCGATAATCTGGGTGATGAACGTGGCCAGGCTTTATATAATTGATTATCAGTATACTAATGACTGAAAGCCTTACGTAGTTTTTACTCTTGTGCCAGTTCTCCGAACCAATAGGCTGCTGTGACGCCGCCATCCATCAGGAAGTCGCTGCCAGTGATCAAGGCGCCGTCGGGGCCCATTAGCAGGGCTCCCACGGTGCCCACCTCGTCGGGGGTGCCGGCGCGGCCAGCCGCCGATACCTCCAGCATGCGCCGGTAGCCCGCGCCGCGTGGGCCCTTTAGCTCGTCGTTAGCCAGGGGTGTGATGATAATGCCGGGGCTGATGGTGTTGACCCGGGCGCCGCGCTTGCCCCAGCGGACGGCCTCAGCCATTACCCGCAACGAGTTGCCGCGCTTCGAAAGCTGGTAGGCGCGAAGGGAATCCTTGATTTGCTCAGCCTGTAGCGGAGGCAGTGCGAGAAGCTCTTCAACCGGAGTCGTGGCGAGAGCCTTGTCTTGCTTGGCCGTCAGCGCCGGCAAGCGGTGCCCCGACTGCGAAGCCTATGCCTGTGCCCCCTCGGGTCATGACGTTGCCAAATTCTTCCAAAACCAGCGCCGTGCCGTACAGATCGACTTTGAGGATAATTTCCGGCGAGGCTTGGGACGGGGATACCCCAGCGGCGTGAATTAGTCCGGAGACCTGGCTCAAGGCGGTGGTCTGCTCCACCAGCGCGTGCACCGAAGCCCGCGAGGATACGTCGACGGTCGTCGTGGTCACCTCGAAACCGGCGTCGGTCAGCGTTTTGGCCGCTGCATTTTCCGGGCGCAAATCTGCCAGCAACACATGTTTGCCCGCACTCACCCGGCGGGCAATGGCCTGGCCGATCGAACCGGCCCCGATGACAACGATGACGTCCTGCATGGTATCTCTTAGATGGGTATGGTTACACGTTATATTCTGCCTCATTTAGCGGCCGGTGAGTTGCTCTAGATGTCTAAAAGCCAGTAAGGCGTAAAGGATACTGCGGGTTTTTGACCTGTAGTGCCACGGGCAGGCCGTAGCAATGGGCGGGGCAAAGGTCGGTCAGCCATGTTTCACTGAATAAAAGGAATCAAACCATTGCTTATAAAAATCAAACAAGTGTTGGCCGCCTTTGCCCTTGCCACGGCCGTTGGGAAAAAGACTCGGAAATACATCCCACAACGGTTGCAGAACGCTTCGCCTGTATACTCACGCACAGTGCCGCCGGTTAGGAATTCGTCAGCCCCGACGCTCAGCCTGATATGGCAGGAGTGGAGTTCCGTACGCTTACGCACCGCGATCAGGTAACTACAGAACGGTACGCTCGCCGTAAACTCGCTTCTTTACACACTTCATCTTTATTCCGCCCCATGAAAGCTCTTCTTGCGCTGCTCCCTGTTGGCCTAACCGCATTTCTCCTGCGTTTCCCTGCCGCAATTCCTCCGCAGAAAGAAGCCGCCCCTAGAGACTATGTTATCACCCAATTTGGGGCGAGCACCGATAGCACTACGCTGAATACGGAAGCCATTCAGCGTGCCATCGACAAAGCGAACGCCGATGGCGGAGGCACGGTGGTAATTCCTAAAGGCGTATTTCTGAGCGGAGCGCTGTTTTTCAAACCCCGTACGCAGTTGCGGTTGCAGGAAGGCGCCAAGCTCAAAGGCTCCGACAACATTGGCGACTACCCTCTGGTGCCGTCGCGGATGGAGGGCCAAAAGCTGGACTATTACGCGGCGCTCGTCAATGCTTATCAGGTGAATGGCTTTCGGGTGACGGGCCCCGGCACCATCGACGGCAACGGGCTGCGGTTCTGGAAAAGCTTTTGGGCCCACCGCGACTCCATGCAGAAAGTCGGCAAATCGTCCACTAATCTAGAGGTGCACCGGCCCCGGCTGCTCTTTATCTGGGGCTGCGACAACGTGACCATCGAGAAGGTGAAGCTGCACAATGCAGGCTTCTGGACCACGCACTTGTACCAGTGCAACAACGTGCTGCTAGAGGGCTGTGACATTCGTTCGCCCTTCCGGCCCGTGAAAGCCCCCAGCACCGACGCCGTGGACATCGACGTGTGTAAGAAAGTGACCATACGCAATTGCTACATCTCCGTCAACGACGACGGCATCGTCATGAAAGGTGGCAAAGGACCCAACGCCCAACAGCTTCCGGAGAACGGCCCGGTCGAGGACATTCTGGTGGAGAACTGCACGTTTGGGGAAGTGCACGCGGCCATCACCTGCGGCAGCGAGTGCATTCACGCCAACCGCATCACGGTGCGCAATTGCAAGGTCGACAACGACCGGCCGCTGCTGCTCTTCAAGATGCGCCCCGATACCTATCAGCTCTACGAAAACATTACCGTTGAAAACGTGACCGGCCGTTGCGGCACCATCGTCACGCTCTCGCCCTGGACGCAGTTTTTCAACCTGGCGGGCAGCACGGAAAAACCCTTTGGCACCATCCGCAACATCACCATTTCCAAGGTCAAGGTGAACTGCAAGCAGTTTGCGGTTC
This window encodes:
- a CDS encoding FAD-containing oxidoreductase: MNHSFDALIIGAGQAGPSLAGRLTAAGWKVALVERKNYGGTCVNTGCTPTKAMVASAKAAHTLRQAAHYGLAPVGEVTADLAQVKARTDRIVAASRTGLENWLKQMPGCTLFRGTARFVSPTAMRVGDEVLEARHIFLNVGGRPVKPALPGIEQVPYLTSSTLLALEELPAHLLIVGAGAVGLEFAQLFRRLGSQVTLVERNARLLPHDDDDVAAAVADILTNEGITLRLGAECISLGQENGRPVVHVSCEADSSPSHGSHLLLAMGRLPNTDDLDLEKAGLLADAHGYLTVDEALQTATPGIWALGDCNGRGAFTHTAYNDFEIVAANLLDGGQRRVSDRLPVSAIYLDPPFAKVGLTEAEVRAAGTPALVGKRPMTKVGRAVEKGETQGFMKVLVHAETDQILGASIVGVGGDEAIHCIITAMYARQTATFMRSNMFIHPTVSELIPTVFGELQPLRAELKATAST
- a CDS encoding glycoside hydrolase family 28 protein, which produces MKALLALLPVGLTAFLLRFPAAIPPQKEAAPRDYVITQFGASTDSTTLNTEAIQRAIDKANADGGGTVVIPKGVFLSGALFFKPRTQLRLQEGAKLKGSDNIGDYPLVPSRMEGQKLDYYAALVNAYQVNGFRVTGPGTIDGNGLRFWKSFWAHRDSMQKVGKSSTNLEVHRPRLLFIWGCDNVTIEKVKLHNAGFWTTHLYQCNNVLLEGCDIRSPFRPVKAPSTDAVDIDVCKKVTIRNCYISVNDDGIVMKGGKGPNAQQLPENGPVEDILVENCTFGEVHAAITCGSECIHANRITVRNCKVDNDRPLLLFKMRPDTYQLYENITVENVTGRCGTIVTLSPWTQFFNLAGSTEKPFGTIRNITISKVKVNCKQFAVLDGNPTDKVSNITFKNVQATAETAAFPNKYPDVKFTNVTLNGAPLKAAKGEGPAVNPLKPD
- a CDS encoding SDR family oxidoreductase, which gives rise to MPALTAKQDKALATTPVEELLALPPLQAEQIKDSLRAYQLSKRGNSLRVMAEAVRWGKRGARVNTISPGIIITPLANDELKGPRGAGYRRMLEVSAAGRAGTPDEVGTVGALLMGPDGALITGSDFLMDGGVTAAYWFGELAQE
- a CDS encoding SDR family oxidoreductase; protein product: MQDVIVVIGAGSIGQAIARRVSAGKHVLLADLRPENAAAKTLTDAGFEVTTTTVDVSSRASVHALVEQTTALSQVSGLIHAAGVSPSQASPEIILKVDLYGTALVLEEFGNVMTRGGTGIGFAVGAPLAGADGQARQGSRHDSG
- a CDS encoding alpha/beta hydrolase, whose amino-acid sequence is MHQEPLRTAGQPLATATKALILLHGRGGSPADILSLARHVHVPEFALLAPQATQNTWYPNSFLAPPAQNEPWLSDALAAVGRAVAEAEAAGISKENIYFLGFSQGACLTLEYVARHATRYGGVVAFTGGLIGDHLDAARYAGDFAGTPIFIGTSDPDFHVPVERVRASTKLLTGLGGAVTERIYPHMGHTISQEEIDVANSLIFK
- a CDS encoding Na+/H+ antiporter: MQSLFSELVFLVLIILALVMLAQKLRLAYPIVLVLGGLALSFTGLFTNLEIKPEIVFLIFLPPLLYEAAWQVSWKEFWKWRRVITSFAFPIVILTACVVAVVSHALIPGFTLALGFLLGGIVSPPDAISATTIMRQVKVPKVLLSVIEGESLLNDASSLIVFRFALAAVLTGQFSFGQAAGSFFLVIVLGTLIGVAVGLVFYTLHRKLPTTPSIDTVLTLVTPYCMYYAAEYFHYSGVLAVVSGGLLLSSKRNTMLTYRSRIEGVNVWTVLSFVFNGLIFLLIGLQLPHIVQQLGDTSLGTAIGYGLLISLALIVARLLCSFGASLFTRLASHFITVADANPGWKLPLVSGWAGMRGVVSLAAALSIPLLTPAGQPFPYRNLILFITFVVILVTLVFQGLTLPWLIRKMRLEDKFAPIPAEQQELLIQQKLAEQALRHLANRSPHNGSPNEYLHNMRARLQLDTAFFSRALASAGSTQLNTLQHFQQLYLEVLEQQRILLQQMNRREDFDEEIIRKYLTVLDLEEYKLREKQLQPADPEQASP